A single Clostridium taeniosporum DNA region contains:
- a CDS encoding BtrH N-terminal domain-containing protein has protein sequence MPKNVIELRHKVCDYTCMWNGIEDLYQTRLDEDIPDYFFFCLSGIGKFVYLKFRDGDMRRMVSWNDGRTKKMYSSINDIIGFKYKHIEGRKFDYIMKRAKEQINNERPVILGCLDMYYLDYYPKFYCKEHIPIHYILMVGYDDEEQCAYVYDCGIRDMQKIEYETLKKALNIEKTSISDKNSICLIEFDEEIKSVREIAISGFYEKAKEMLNSNVGFVGISGMRKLSKEILSWEDELTVEEYETALRNIVVFTGTVPIIPNKLRMIEDKDEVEHQAARREYGELLVTLGEKYGFEQWKVAGNLFIKSGTIIQEMTDLIVGYLMKESKELNRLPNMINEIADIEEKAYQNILEGINYGQSRK, from the coding sequence ATGCCTAAGAATGTAATTGAATTAAGACACAAAGTTTGTGATTATACTTGTATGTGGAATGGTATCGAAGATTTATATCAAACAAGATTAGATGAGGATATACCGGATTATTTTTTCTTCTGTTTAAGTGGGATAGGAAAATTTGTATACTTAAAATTTAGAGATGGAGATATGCGAAGAATGGTCTCATGGAATGATGGAAGAACTAAAAAAATGTATTCGTCAATTAATGATATTATAGGATTTAAATATAAACATATAGAAGGTAGAAAATTTGACTATATAATGAAAAGAGCAAAGGAACAGATTAATAATGAAAGACCTGTTATTCTTGGATGTTTAGATATGTATTATTTAGATTATTACCCGAAATTTTATTGTAAAGAACATATACCAATTCATTATATATTAATGGTTGGGTATGATGATGAAGAGCAGTGTGCATATGTGTATGATTGTGGAATTAGGGATATGCAAAAAATTGAGTATGAAACTCTTAAAAAAGCTCTTAATATTGAAAAAACGTCTATATCTGATAAAAATTCAATATGCCTAATAGAGTTTGATGAAGAAATTAAGAGTGTTAGGGAAATTGCTATAAGTGGATTTTATGAAAAAGCAAAAGAAATGCTTAATTCTAATGTGGGGTTTGTTGGGATATCTGGTATGCGAAAGCTCAGCAAAGAAATCCTTAGTTGGGAAGATGAATTAACTGTTGAAGAGTATGAAACAGCACTTAGAAACATTGTTGTGTTTACAGGTACTGTTCCAATTATCCCTAATAAATTACGTATGATAGAGGACAAGGATGAAGTAGAACATCAAGCAGCTAGAAGAGAATATGGAGAATTATTGGTGACATTAGGAGAAAAATATGGTTTTGAACAGTGGAAAGTAGCAGGAAATCTTTTTATTAAGAGTGGTACTATCATTCAAGAGATGACTGATTTAATAGTAGGATACTTGATGAAAGAAAGTAAAGAGCTTAACAGATTACCCAATATGATTAATGAGATAGCAGATATTGAAGAAAAAGCATATCAAAATATACTGGAGGGAATAAATTATGGCCAATCACGAAAGTAA
- a CDS encoding MerR family transcriptional regulator, whose protein sequence is MFKIGEFSVLTSISIHMLRNYDKIGLLTPKYIDKSTGYRYYESNQLPIANQIVALKMMGFGLKEIAELQLQEMQIDNLEEILKNKIKVKEQEVKVIRKQLTQMENALKDLTTEKEQVLSIITKCIPDRKVASLRMKIKEFHEEGRLWKILGDECEKINIKFSDSNYSIAIQHEINFDENYIDVEVQRLVENTYEDTDIVKFYSIPSCEIASLIYQGGYSRLKDINLYMAKWITQNGLEICGPAFNIYYISPEHEVSEEKFITEVCFPVKKR, encoded by the coding sequence ATGTTTAAAATAGGTGAATTTTCAGTACTTACATCAATAAGTATTCATATGCTTAGAAATTACGATAAAATTGGATTATTAACACCAAAGTATATAGATAAGTCAACGGGATATAGATATTATGAAAGTAATCAATTGCCAATTGCTAATCAAATTGTAGCTTTAAAGATGATGGGATTTGGGTTAAAAGAAATAGCTGAACTGCAATTGCAAGAAATGCAAATAGATAATTTGGAAGAAATATTAAAAAATAAAATTAAAGTTAAAGAACAAGAGGTAAAAGTAATTAGAAAACAGCTAACACAAATGGAGAATGCATTAAAGGATTTAACTACTGAAAAGGAACAAGTTTTATCCATAATAACTAAATGTATCCCTGATAGAAAAGTTGCAAGCTTAAGAATGAAAATAAAGGAATTTCATGAAGAGGGAAGGTTATGGAAAATACTTGGTGATGAATGTGAAAAGATAAATATTAAATTTTCGGATTCAAATTATTCTATTGCTATTCAGCATGAAATAAATTTTGATGAGAACTACATAGATGTTGAGGTTCAAAGATTAGTTGAGAATACTTATGAAGATACCGACATTGTGAAGTTTTATAGTATACCATCTTGTGAAATAGCTTCATTGATATATCAAGGTGGCTACAGTAGGCTTAAAGATATAAATCTCTATATGGCTAAATGGATAACACAAAATGGGCTTGAAATTTGTGGACCTGCATTTAATATTTATTATATTTCTCCAGAGCATGAAGTTAGTGAAGAAAAATTTATTACAGAGGTATGTTTTCCAGTTAAAAAAAGATAA
- a CDS encoding alpha/beta fold hydrolase yields MAYFKYKERNVYYEEIGTGEPLLLLHGNTASSKMFQSVISLYQARYKIVLIDFLGHGQSERIDKFPVDLWFDEAMQVITLLENLKYKKVKIIGSSGGALVALNVALERPDLVKCVVADSFKGEIADTQFTNKLQKQREISKQDKGARLFYSFCHGGDWEQVVDNDTNAVCEHAIKVKKFLHKSLKSLNTKVLLIASKKDEFIGSICENAYSKMLEQINNGQMYLFNDGGHPVMISNPKKVAQVVMEFLDE; encoded by the coding sequence ATGGCATACTTCAAATATAAAGAGAGAAATGTATACTATGAAGAAATTGGAACTGGTGAACCATTACTATTATTACATGGAAATACTGCATCATCAAAAATGTTTCAATCTGTAATAAGTTTATACCAAGCTAGATACAAGATAGTGTTAATAGATTTTTTAGGACACGGACAATCAGAAAGAATAGATAAATTTCCTGTAGATTTGTGGTTTGATGAGGCTATGCAAGTTATAACATTATTAGAGAATTTAAAGTATAAAAAAGTTAAGATTATTGGAAGTAGTGGTGGTGCTTTAGTTGCATTAAATGTAGCATTAGAAAGACCTGATTTAGTAAAATGTGTAGTTGCCGATAGCTTTAAGGGAGAAATTGCAGATACTCAATTTACCAATAAACTACAAAAACAAAGAGAAATTTCAAAACAAGATAAAGGAGCAAGGCTTTTCTATTCATTTTGTCATGGAGGAGATTGGGAACAAGTTGTAGATAATGATACTAATGCTGTATGTGAACATGCTATAAAAGTAAAAAAATTTCTCCATAAATCCTTAAAATCATTAAATACAAAGGTACTCTTGATTGCTAGTAAAAAGGATGAATTTATTGGATCTATTTGTGAAAATGCGTATTCCAAGATGCTTGAACAAATTAATAATGGTCAAATGTATTTATTTAATGATGGTGGTCATCCAGTTATGATCTCTAATCCTAAGAAAGTTGCACAGGTTGTAATGGAGTTCTTGGATGAGTAG
- the tnpC gene encoding IS66 family transposase has translation MDGLNLNNQLDEKTQLLISKMEREIELKDSEIQNLKTELAFLKGQILNKNRKIFGKSSEQVDSNQMSLFDDAENNCDFKMAEPTMEEIAYTRTKSSKHIGKKDNLANLERIIVEHKLEENEAICSKCNNSLVVIGRKSKEVLKYIPAKLYIEEHITYSYACKSCEAEAGVANIISTKLPNTIFYKSMASNELVAHVINMKYQHAMPLYRLETYFKMLGANLSRQTLSNWIMNSATELQVVYDIMKEQLLKKNYIQADETTVQVINDSGKDSKSKKYMWLYKSGALKDPIILYDYQNTRSSSCPKEFLKGFSGYLQTDGYTGYNRVENVKRLYCLAHIRRKYHEIIVNLDEEALKKSRAIIGFNYCEKLYKIEKDLRETYSKDEDYYKKRYKIRLKKSAPILNEFQEYVEREIKNALPKSPLGKALDYTRKLLSDMKTLLEDGSLEIDNNGAERAIKPFVIGRKNWLFSNTAKGAKSSALIYSIIETAKANGLIVEKYLVYLFDMLANTESKEKETLNNYMPWSKALPDVLRIKVGK, from the coding sequence ATGGATGGCTTAAATTTAAACAATCAACTTGATGAAAAAACACAGTTATTGATTTCGAAAATGGAAAGAGAAATTGAGTTAAAAGATTCAGAAATTCAAAATCTTAAAACTGAATTAGCATTTTTGAAAGGTCAAATTCTTAATAAAAATAGAAAGATATTTGGAAAATCTAGTGAACAGGTAGATTCTAATCAAATGTCTCTTTTTGACGATGCTGAAAATAACTGTGACTTTAAAATGGCTGAGCCAACAATGGAGGAAATTGCTTATACAAGAACTAAGTCATCTAAACACATTGGCAAGAAAGATAATTTAGCAAATTTAGAAAGAATCATTGTTGAACATAAGCTTGAAGAAAATGAAGCAATATGCAGCAAATGTAATAATTCTTTAGTTGTTATTGGACGTAAATCAAAGGAAGTATTAAAATACATACCAGCAAAACTTTATATAGAAGAACATATTACATATAGTTATGCTTGCAAATCTTGCGAAGCGGAAGCAGGTGTTGCAAACATAATTTCAACAAAATTACCTAATACTATATTTTATAAAAGTATGGCATCAAATGAATTAGTAGCTCATGTCATAAATATGAAGTATCAGCATGCAATGCCTTTATATAGATTAGAAACCTACTTTAAGATGCTAGGTGCAAATCTTTCAAGACAAACATTATCTAATTGGATAATGAATAGTGCTACTGAACTTCAAGTTGTATATGATATTATGAAAGAACAACTTTTAAAGAAAAATTATATACAAGCTGATGAGACTACCGTTCAGGTTATTAATGATAGCGGTAAGGATTCAAAGTCCAAGAAATATATGTGGTTATATAAATCTGGAGCTTTAAAAGATCCAATTATTTTATATGACTATCAGAATACAAGATCTAGCTCTTGTCCTAAAGAATTTTTGAAAGGATTTTCAGGATATCTTCAAACAGATGGGTATACCGGATATAATAGAGTCGAAAATGTGAAACGATTATATTGCCTAGCTCATATCCGAAGAAAATATCATGAAATAATAGTAAACTTAGATGAAGAAGCCCTAAAAAAATCACGTGCTATAATAGGGTTTAATTATTGTGAAAAACTTTATAAAATAGAAAAAGACTTAAGGGAAACTTATAGCAAGGACGAAGATTACTATAAAAAACGATATAAAATAAGGCTTAAAAAGTCAGCGCCAATTCTTAATGAATTTCAAGAATATGTGGAGAGAGAAATAAAAAATGCTCTTCCAAAAAGTCCGTTAGGTAAAGCTCTTGACTATACTAGAAAGCTTCTATCTGATATGAAAACACTTTTAGAAGACGGATCTTTAGAAATAGATAATAATGGAGCTGAAAGAGCAATAAAACCATTTGTTATTGGTAGAAAAAACTGGCTTTTCTCAAATACAGCAAAAGGTGCAAAATCAAGTGCTTTAATTTATAGCATAATTGAAACCGCTAAAGCCAACGGTTTAATAGTAGAAAAATATTTAGTATATTTATTTGATATGTTAGCTAATACAGAGTCTAAAGAAAAAGAAACTTTAAATAATTATATGCCTTGGTCAAAGGCTCTTCCCGACGTGTTGCGCATTAAGGTTGGTAAATAA
- the tnpB gene encoding IS66 family insertion sequence element accessory protein TnpB (TnpB, as the term is used for proteins encoded by IS66 family insertion elements, is considered an accessory protein, since TnpC, encoded by a neighboring gene, is a DDE family transposase.), producing the protein MLNIDKVDTVYLACGITDLRKSIDGLVMIVQTQLKLDPFEKALFVFCNRSMNRLKILHFDEGFWLYYHRLENNRLKWPMTKEEAMKVNKEELSWLLKGYEVRTTSKFKPIKEKNCY; encoded by the coding sequence ATGCTTAATATAGATAAAGTAGATACTGTATATTTAGCTTGTGGTATAACAGATTTACGAAAAAGTATAGATGGTTTAGTTATGATCGTTCAAACACAGTTAAAGTTAGATCCCTTTGAAAAAGCTCTATTTGTCTTCTGTAACAGGTCGATGAATAGATTAAAAATATTACATTTTGATGAAGGTTTTTGGCTATATTATCATAGACTTGAAAATAATAGGTTGAAATGGCCTATGACTAAAGAAGAAGCAATGAAAGTAAATAAAGAAGAATTAAGTTGGCTACTTAAAGGATATGAAGTTAGAACTACATCAAAATTTAAGCCTATAAAAGAAAAAAATTGTTACTAA
- the tnpA gene encoding IS66 family insertion sequence element accessory protein TnpA has translation MVKKGTDVKWRELVEKFSSYEGTLDSFCKENSISRSQFYYYRKKFEKENNTTFQAIALENNNTNILTVTNNIKSATEIKIEIGKAKIFIPANEIALLSNILREFSKTCLI, from the coding sequence ATGGTTAAAAAAGGAACAGATGTGAAATGGAGAGAACTTGTAGAGAAGTTTTCTTCTTACGAAGGGACGTTAGATAGTTTCTGTAAAGAAAATAGTATTAGTAGAAGTCAGTTTTACTATTACAGAAAGAAATTTGAGAAAGAGAATAATACGACATTTCAAGCTATAGCTTTAGAAAACAATAATACAAATATATTAACAGTAACTAATAATATTAAATCAGCTACTGAGATTAAGATAGAAATTGGCAAAGCTAAAATATTTATACCGGCTAATGAAATAGCTTTGTTATCAAATATACTTAGGGAATTTAGTAAAACATGCTTAATATAG
- a CDS encoding CD3324 family protein — translation MGYKNANEILPTKLLDEVQKYIDGEYIYIPRKYCNKKSWGENTETKRYIDHRNFCIYKEYKNGISIKQLSEKYYLVEKSIQRIIRQEKNKK, via the coding sequence ATGGGCTATAAAAATGCAAATGAGATATTACCAACAAAGTTACTAGACGAAGTACAAAAATATATAGATGGGGAATATATATATATTCCTAGAAAATATTGTAACAAGAAATCATGGGGAGAGAATACAGAGACTAAACGATATATTGATCATAGAAACTTTTGTATTTATAAGGAGTACAAGAATGGAATAAGCATTAAACAGTTATCAGAAAAGTATTATTTAGTGGAAAAAAGTATTCAACGCATTATTAGACAAGAAAAAAATAAGAAGTAA
- a CDS encoding DUF1062 domain-containing protein, whose protein sequence is MLGVRHQPNKCNEKIHYINSGKFRVNANKNNIDIWLIYQCEKCKSTWNFKK, encoded by the coding sequence ATGTTAGGGGTCAGGCACCAACCCAATAAATGTAATGAAAAGATACATTATATAAATAGTGGAAAATTCAGAGTAAATGCAAATAAAAATAATATTGATATTTGGCTGATTTATCAATGTGAAAAATGCAAATCAACTTGGAATTTCAAGAAGTAA
- a CDS encoding peptide deformylase: MIKPIVKDILFLGQKSEDATKNDIVVIDDLIDTLKANLEHCVGLAGNMIGVKKRILVFTVGNLIVPMINPVILKKEKLYETEESCLSLIGFRKTKRYEMIEVEYLDRNFKKQKQVFTGFTAQIIQHEMDHFEGIII; this comes from the coding sequence ATGATAAAACCAATTGTAAAAGATATATTGTTTTTAGGACAAAAATCAGAAGATGCAACTAAAAATGATATAGTAGTAATTGATGATTTAATAGATACATTAAAAGCAAACTTAGAGCATTGTGTTGGATTAGCTGGGAACATGATTGGAGTAAAAAAACGTATATTGGTATTTACTGTAGGCAACCTTATTGTACCTATGATAAATCCAGTTATATTAAAGAAAGAAAAGCTTTATGAAACAGAAGAGAGTTGTTTATCTTTAATTGGCTTTAGAAAAACAAAGAGATATGAAATGATAGAGGTGGAGTATCTTGATAGAAATTTTAAGAAGCAAAAGCAAGTGTTTACTGGATTTACAGCACAAATAATTCAACATGAAATGGATCATTTTGAAGGTATAATAATCTAA